A region from the Drosophila takahashii strain IR98-3 E-12201 chromosome 2L, DtakHiC1v2, whole genome shotgun sequence genome encodes:
- the Rab9 gene encoding ras-related protein Rab-9B, which translates to MTNMRPPQKSKLLKVVILGDGGVGKSALLTRFVSNRYEENNFHTIGVEFMNKDIVVDGERFTLQIWDTAGQERFRALRTPFYRGSDICLLCYALDDRDSLKGLGLWRNEFLNYADVDQDKFPFIVVGNKNDIPEQKRQVSFEAVQQWCAEQKIACHITTSSKAATNVTDAFVLGLRQWRHMECVAEAELRQQGDTIDLTSPIRLVQRRICCTGGGGGGGEGQDTSDAAMQSPGKKLFGPKRNAAKAPATNYRL; encoded by the exons ATGACAAATATGCGGCCACCGCAGAAATCCAAGTTGCTGAAGGTCGTAATATTAGGCGACGGGGGTGTCGGAAAATCCGCCCTCCTCACTCGCTTCGTTTCGAATCGGTACGAGGAAAACAATTTCCACACCATCGGCGTGGAGTTTATGAACAAGGATATAGTCGTCGACGGGGAGCGCTTTACATTGCAG ATATGGGATACGGCTGGCCAGGAGCGATTCCGGGCCTTGCGAACACCCTTCTACAGGGGATCAGACATCTGCCTGCTTTGCTACGCCCTCGACGATCGGGACAGCTTGAAGGGATTGGGTCTGTGGCGGAACGAGTTCCTCAACTACGCAGACGTGGACCAGGACAAGTTTCCCTTCATCGTGGTGGGAAATAAG AACGACATTCCAGAGCAGAAGCGACAGGTGAGCTTCGAGGCAGTGCAGCAGTGGTGCGCGGAGCAGAAGATCGCCTGCCACATCACGACGTCCTCGAAGGCGGCCACCAATGTGACGGATGCCTTCGTCCTTGGCCTCCGCCAGTGGCGGCACATGGAGTGCGTGGCGGAGGCGGAGCTGCGCCAGCAGGGCGACACCATTGACCTCACCAGCCCCATTCGCCTCGTGCAGCGTCGCATCTGTTGCACGGGCGGCGGAGGGGGCGGTGGCGAGGGGCAGGACACGAGCGATGCCGCCATGCAAAGTCCGGGAAAGAAATTGTTCGGACCAAAGCGCAACGCCGCCAAGGCGCCAGCCACCAATTACAGGCTATGA
- the LOC108062596 gene encoding alpha-tocopherol transfer protein-like isoform X2 — MRVPTMLSDIDQLPTLQVGDYLLQFELGEPTAQGKEVAIKELRETPERQKEAAKELARLLESETDLLYPKGNEEWLIRYLRPCKYYPESARDLIKRYYSFKVKHSDVYNNLKPSNEANIFKHNILTVFPNRDQCGRRILVLELGKRWKHKQVTLDEVFKGAVLFLEAAMLEPETQICGAVVIFDMDGLSLQQTWQFTPPFAKRIVDWLQDSVPLRIKAIHIVNQPKIFQVVFALFKPFLKEKLRSRIIFHGTDRESLHKYMSPKCLPAAYGGFREASRIDSDQWYELLLKCDGEFDTINSYGYKKK, encoded by the exons ATGA GAGTCCCCACAATGCTGTCGGATATCGACCAACTGCCCACGCTCCAGGTGGGCGACTACCTGCTCCAGTTCGAGCTGGGCGAGCCCACGGCCCAGGGAAAGGAGGTGGCCATCAAGGAACTCCGGGAAACCCCCGAGCGCCAGAAGGAGGCCGCCAAGGAACTGGCTCGTCTTTTAGAGT cGGAAACCGATTTGCTCTATCCCAAGGGAAACGAGGAGTGGCTGATTAGATATCTGCGGCCCTGCAAGTATTATCCGGAGAGTGCTCGCGATCTG ATTAAGCGCTACTACTCCTTCAAGGTGAAGCACTCTGATGTGTACAATAACCTGAAGCCGTCGAACGAGGCCAACATTTTCAAGCACAATATACTCACCGTCTTTCCCAATCGAGATCAATGTGGGCGACGTATTTTGGTTCTGGAACTGGGCA AACGCTGGAAGCACAAGCAGGTCACCCTGGACGAGGTCTTCAAGGGCGCCGTGCTCTTCCTGGAGGCGGCCATGCTGGAGCCGGAGACGCAGATCTGCGGAGCAGTGGTGATCTTCGACATGGACGGCCTGAGTCTACAGCAGACCTGGCAATTCACTCCGCCCTTTGCCAAGCGAATTGTGGACTGGCTGCAGGACTCGGTGCCACTGAGGATCAAGGCCATTCACATTGTAAACCAGCCGAAGATCTTCCAGGTGGTCTTCGCTCTGTTCAAGCCCTTCCTCAAGGAGAAGCTGCGCAGCAGGATCATATTCCATGGCACCGATCGCGAGTCCCTGCACAAGTACATGTCGCCCAAGTGCCTGCCGGCTGCCTACGGAGGATTCCGGGAGGCCAGCAGGATCGACAGTGATCAGTGGTACGAGTTGCTGCTCAAATGCGACGGCGAGTTCGACACCATCAACTCGTATGGCTACAAGAAGAAGTGA
- the LOC108062596 gene encoding alpha-tocopherol transfer protein-like isoform X1, with translation MTMLTAASAMRCLPSEAVPSFPAKAARFGVPTMLSDIDQLPTLQVGDYLLQFELGEPTAQGKEVAIKELRETPERQKEAAKELARLLESETDLLYPKGNEEWLIRYLRPCKYYPESARDLIKRYYSFKVKHSDVYNNLKPSNEANIFKHNILTVFPNRDQCGRRILVLELGKRWKHKQVTLDEVFKGAVLFLEAAMLEPETQICGAVVIFDMDGLSLQQTWQFTPPFAKRIVDWLQDSVPLRIKAIHIVNQPKIFQVVFALFKPFLKEKLRSRIIFHGTDRESLHKYMSPKCLPAAYGGFREASRIDSDQWYELLLKCDGEFDTINSYGYKKK, from the exons GAGTCCCCACAATGCTGTCGGATATCGACCAACTGCCCACGCTCCAGGTGGGCGACTACCTGCTCCAGTTCGAGCTGGGCGAGCCCACGGCCCAGGGAAAGGAGGTGGCCATCAAGGAACTCCGGGAAACCCCCGAGCGCCAGAAGGAGGCCGCCAAGGAACTGGCTCGTCTTTTAGAGT cGGAAACCGATTTGCTCTATCCCAAGGGAAACGAGGAGTGGCTGATTAGATATCTGCGGCCCTGCAAGTATTATCCGGAGAGTGCTCGCGATCTG ATTAAGCGCTACTACTCCTTCAAGGTGAAGCACTCTGATGTGTACAATAACCTGAAGCCGTCGAACGAGGCCAACATTTTCAAGCACAATATACTCACCGTCTTTCCCAATCGAGATCAATGTGGGCGACGTATTTTGGTTCTGGAACTGGGCA AACGCTGGAAGCACAAGCAGGTCACCCTGGACGAGGTCTTCAAGGGCGCCGTGCTCTTCCTGGAGGCGGCCATGCTGGAGCCGGAGACGCAGATCTGCGGAGCAGTGGTGATCTTCGACATGGACGGCCTGAGTCTACAGCAGACCTGGCAATTCACTCCGCCCTTTGCCAAGCGAATTGTGGACTGGCTGCAGGACTCGGTGCCACTGAGGATCAAGGCCATTCACATTGTAAACCAGCCGAAGATCTTCCAGGTGGTCTTCGCTCTGTTCAAGCCCTTCCTCAAGGAGAAGCTGCGCAGCAGGATCATATTCCATGGCACCGATCGCGAGTCCCTGCACAAGTACATGTCGCCCAAGTGCCTGCCGGCTGCCTACGGAGGATTCCGGGAGGCCAGCAGGATCGACAGTGATCAGTGGTACGAGTTGCTGCTCAAATGCGACGGCGAGTTCGACACCATCAACTCGTATGGCTACAAGAAGAAGTGA
- the LOC108062596 gene encoding alpha-tocopherol transfer protein-like isoform X3, with protein MLSDIDQLPTLQVGDYLLQFELGEPTAQGKEVAIKELRETPERQKEAAKELARLLESETDLLYPKGNEEWLIRYLRPCKYYPESARDLIKRYYSFKVKHSDVYNNLKPSNEANIFKHNILTVFPNRDQCGRRILVLELGKRWKHKQVTLDEVFKGAVLFLEAAMLEPETQICGAVVIFDMDGLSLQQTWQFTPPFAKRIVDWLQDSVPLRIKAIHIVNQPKIFQVVFALFKPFLKEKLRSRIIFHGTDRESLHKYMSPKCLPAAYGGFREASRIDSDQWYELLLKCDGEFDTINSYGYKKK; from the exons ATGCTGTCGGATATCGACCAACTGCCCACGCTCCAGGTGGGCGACTACCTGCTCCAGTTCGAGCTGGGCGAGCCCACGGCCCAGGGAAAGGAGGTGGCCATCAAGGAACTCCGGGAAACCCCCGAGCGCCAGAAGGAGGCCGCCAAGGAACTGGCTCGTCTTTTAGAGT cGGAAACCGATTTGCTCTATCCCAAGGGAAACGAGGAGTGGCTGATTAGATATCTGCGGCCCTGCAAGTATTATCCGGAGAGTGCTCGCGATCTG ATTAAGCGCTACTACTCCTTCAAGGTGAAGCACTCTGATGTGTACAATAACCTGAAGCCGTCGAACGAGGCCAACATTTTCAAGCACAATATACTCACCGTCTTTCCCAATCGAGATCAATGTGGGCGACGTATTTTGGTTCTGGAACTGGGCA AACGCTGGAAGCACAAGCAGGTCACCCTGGACGAGGTCTTCAAGGGCGCCGTGCTCTTCCTGGAGGCGGCCATGCTGGAGCCGGAGACGCAGATCTGCGGAGCAGTGGTGATCTTCGACATGGACGGCCTGAGTCTACAGCAGACCTGGCAATTCACTCCGCCCTTTGCCAAGCGAATTGTGGACTGGCTGCAGGACTCGGTGCCACTGAGGATCAAGGCCATTCACATTGTAAACCAGCCGAAGATCTTCCAGGTGGTCTTCGCTCTGTTCAAGCCCTTCCTCAAGGAGAAGCTGCGCAGCAGGATCATATTCCATGGCACCGATCGCGAGTCCCTGCACAAGTACATGTCGCCCAAGTGCCTGCCGGCTGCCTACGGAGGATTCCGGGAGGCCAGCAGGATCGACAGTGATCAGTGGTACGAGTTGCTGCTCAAATGCGACGGCGAGTTCGACACCATCAACTCGTATGGCTACAAGAAGAAGTGA
- the dachs gene encoding unconventional myosin-Ia isoform X2, whose amino-acid sequence MATLGLSKVFILDKYFTELQKFWETEKKLQDASSSNEAVHLQQRLKSLSTELVTLRNRLHVGQGPGQNPSQNASAGGANSGPKASFDLNASSPNLNLSLSASAVQQHTNGHHTKNHNFSQTLPTNSGSGGGGAGGTGGAGAVVSARNTSIPHPLPHQLGEKTSLSHHQSGSGHGQSTGTLPHMSSMGSILGHGSHSHSQPPANSNSNTLPMRSSNSGQLGTNGGGGAGGGGGGAGHHLSHAHSQQLPFIPLPKHANPCQSVKTLPFGFGFAGGQQKLQQQQQHHQQQQLAKSLPKDMQDLIHLSGPLTEHAVMRTLQARFNEQRYFTNVGPILLSINPYLDVGNPLTLTSTRALPLAPQLQKIVQEAVRQQSETGYPQAIILSGTSGAGKTANAMLMLRQLFAIAGGGPETDAFKHLAAAFTVLRSLGSAKTTTNSESSRIGQFIEVQVTDGALYRTKIHCYFLDQTRVIRPLPKEKNYHIFYQLLAGLSREERQKLHLDGYSPANLRYLRGDLGQNEQEDAVRFQAWKTCLGILGIPFLDVVRVLAAVLLLGNVQFIDGGGLEVDVNGETELNSVASLLGVPPAALFRGLTTRTHNVRGQLVKSVCGDGDANMTRDCLAKALYCRTVATIVRRANSLKRLGSTLGTLSSDSNESVHNQADAASQHASTIGGGNAGSKSMAALNNAVRHATDGFIGILDMFGFEEPSPHAHLEHLCINLCAETMQHFYNTHIFKSSVESCRDEGIVCDTEVDYVDNVPCIDLISSLRTGLLSMLDAECSVRGTAESYVAKLKVQHRCSSRLETKPTAEPHDPRMFLIRHFAGRVEYDTTDFLDTNRDVVPDDLVAVFYKHTCNFGFATHLFGSELKALYAQQQAPRGLSFRISPTSHSDLLNGDEPVSTLTQDFHTRLDNLLRTLVHARPHFVRCIRSNGNEAAGSFDRATVVRQIRSLQVLETVNLMASGFPHRMRFKQFNARYRMLAPFRLLRRSEDKALEDCQLILQYALEQPPVLDGSVTLAWAPGKRHVFLSEGIRQHLEHLRTEIRHKSATLMQATWRGWWWRKKVGSRGAKLSSRATGVAPLPVSKTSQNSAAQNKAASSTMAALAAVAAAAPSTVPRLSAKSTNLGIGGTVARPRPQPIAGTPPPDPQEKCDQKIIQQTCNLFGLDLERPPPVPPSRAYTISGNSKLGYPQNRVMKMNFPEEGQAEALQLKKGEAVTVMGASTGRGHLLVEHKGQSFHVPFQYMELIASDGAAGSNLPPIPAGQPNGVKI is encoded by the exons ATGGCCACATTGGGCCTGTCAAAAGTCTTTATACTGGATAAATACTTCACCGAATTGCAAAAATTTTGGGAGACGGAGAAGAAGCTGCAGG ATGCATCTTCATCCAATGAGGCTGTTCACCTGCAGCAGCGGCTCAAAAGCCTGAGCACCGAGTTGGTTACCCTGCGAAATCGCCTGCATGTGGGCCAAGGACCGGGTCAGAATCCCAGCCAGAATGCCTCCGCAGGAGGGGCCAACTCgggtcccaaggccagctttGACCTGAATGCCTCCAGTCCGAATCTCAACCTGAGTCTCTCCGCCAGCGCCGTGCAACAGCACACCAATGGGCACCACACGAAG AATCACAACTTCAGCCAGACGCTGCCAACAAACTCGGGctcaggaggaggaggagcaggaggaacaGGAGGAGCAGGGGCAGTGGTGTCGGCGAGGAACACCTCGATTCCACACCCACTTCCGCACCAGCTGGGCGAGAAGACGAGCCTGTCGCACCATCAAAGTGGCAGCGGACATGGCCAGTCCACTGGGACGCTGCCGCACATGAGCAGCATGGGAAGCATCCTGGGGCACGGTtcccactcccactcccaACCACCGGCCAACAGCAACTCCAATACGCTGCCCATGCGCTCCTCCAACTCGGGACAGCTTGGTACcaacggaggaggaggagctggaggaggaggaggaggcgctGGTCACCATCtcagccacgcccacagccAACAATTGCCATTCATCCCGCTGCCGAAGCACGCGAATCCCTGCCAGAGTGTCAAGACTCTGCCCTTTGGCTTCGGATTTGCCGGAGGTCAGCagaagctgcagcagcagcagcagcaccatcagcagcagcagctggccaAATCCCTGCCCAAGGACATGCAGGACCTGATCCACCTGTCCGGACCCCTCACCGAACATGCCGTGATGCGAACGCTGCAGGCCCGCTTCAACGAGCAGCGGTACTTT ACGAATGTGGGTCCCATCTTGCTGTCCATCAATCCGTACCTGGACGTGGGCAACCCGCTGACCCTCACCTCCACCCGCGCTCTGCCGCTGGCCCCGCAGCTGCAGAAGATCGTCCAGGAGGCAGTGCGTCAGCAGAGCGAGACGGGCTATCCGCAGGCCATCATCCTGTCGGGCACCTCGGGAGCCGGCAAGACGGCCAATGCCATGCTGATGCTTCGCCAGCTGTTCGCCATCGCTGGCGGAGGTCCTGAGACGGATGCCTTCAAGCATTTGGCCGCCGCCTTCACGGTCCTCCGATCATTGGGCTCGGCCAAGACCACCACCAACTCGGAGTCCAGTCGCATCGGGCAGTTCATCGAGGTGCAGGTCACGGACGGAGCCCTATACCGCACCAAGATCCACTGCTACTTCCTGGACCAGACGCGCGTCATCCGTCCGCTGCCGAAGGAGAAGAACTACCACATCTTCTACCAACTGCTGGCCGGTCTCAGCCGAGAGGAGCGCCAGAAGCTCCATCTCGATGGCTACTCACCGGCCAATCTGCGTTACCTGCGAGGGGATTTAGGTCAAAACGAACAGGAGGATGCGGTGCGCTTCCAGGCCTGGAAAACCTGTCTCGGCATCCTGGGCATCCCCTTTCTGGACGTGGTCCGTGTCCTGGCCGCCGTTCTGCTGCTGGGCAATGTGCAGTTCATTGATGGTGGG GGCCTCGAGGTGGACGTGAATGGGGAGACGGAGCTGAACTCGGTGGCCAGCCTGCTGGGCGTTCCGCCGGCGGCGCTTTTCCGCGGCCTGACCACCCGGACGCACAACGTCCGTGGCCAGCTGGTGAAGTCGGTGTGCGGCGATGGCGATGCCAACATGACGCGCGACTGCCTGGCCAAAGCGCTCTACTGCCGCACAGTGGCCACCATAGTGCGTCGGGCCAACAGCCTGAAGCGCCTGGGCTCCACGCTGGGAACCCTGAGCTCGGACTCCAATGAATCGGTGCACAACCAGGCGGATGCCGCCTCCCAGCACGCCTCCACAATTGGCGGTGGCAATGCGGGCTCCAAATCGATGGCTGCCCTGAATAATGCAGTGCGACATGCCACCGATGGGTTCATCGGCATCCTGGACATGTTCGGCTTCGAGGAGCCCTCGCCGCACGCCCACCTGGAGCACCTGTGCATCAATCTGTGCGCCGAGACGATGCAGCACTTCTACAACACGCACATCTTCAAGTCCTCGGTGGAGTCCTGCCGCGACGAGGGCATCGTCTGCGACACCGAGGTTGACTACGTGGACAATGTGCCCTGCATCGATCTGATATCCTCGCTGCGCACGGGCCTCCTCAGCATGCTGGACGCGGAGTGCTCGGTGCGGGGCACCGCGGAGAGCTATGTGGCCAAGCTGAAGGTGCAGCACCGGTGCTCCAGCCGCCTGGAGACGAAACCCACCGCCGAGCCGCACGATCCGCGCATGTTCCTCATCCGTCACTTTGCCGGACGGGTGGAGTACGACACCACCGACTTCCTGGACACCAATCGGGATGTGGTTCCGGACGATCTGGTGGCCGTCTTCTACAAGCACACCTGCAACTTTGGCTTCGCCACCCATCTCTTTGGCTCCGAACTGAAGGCCCTGTATGCCCAGCAGCAGGCGCCGCGGGGCCTCAGCTTCCGGATTTCGCCCACCTCTCACTCGGATCTGCTGAATGGCGATGAGCCGGTGTCCACGCTCACCCAGGACTTCCACACCAGGCTGGATAATCTTCTAAGGACCCTCGTGCATGCCAGGCCGCATTTCGTGCGCTGCATTCGGAGCAATGGCAACGAGGCGGCTGGGAGCTTCGATCGGGCCACGGTGGTCCGGCAGATCAGATCCCTGCAGGTCCTGGAGACGGTCAACCTGATGGCCAGTGGATTTCCGCATCGCATGAGATTCAAGCAGTTCAACGCCCGCTACCGCATGTTGGCCCCCTTCCGCCTGCTGCGGCGCAGCGAGGACAAGGCTCTGGAGGACTGCCAGCTGATCCTGCAGTACGCCCTGGAGCAGCCGCCGGTGCTGGATGGCTCTGTGACCCTGGCCTGGGCTCCCGGCAAGCGGCACGTCTTCCTCAGCGAGGGCATCCGCCAGCATCTGGAGCACTTGCGGACGGAGATTCGCCACAAGAGCGCCACTTTGATGCAGGCCACCTGGCGTGGATGGTGGTGGCGCAAGAAGGTGGGCAGTAGGGGAGCCAAGCTTTCATCGAGGGCCACGGGTGTAGCTCCTCTGCCGGTGAGCAAGACGTCGCAGAACTCTGCGGCGCAGAACAAGGCCGCATCCTCCACCATGGCTGCCCTGGCTGCAGTGGCAGCTGCAGCTCCAAGTACGG TGCCACGTCTTTCGGCCAAGTCCACGAACCTGGGCATCGGCGGCACAGTGGCCAGACCACGACCACAACCCATTGCCGGAACTCCTCCGCCGGATCCGCAGGAGAAGTGCGACCAGAAGATCATACAGCAGACCTGTAATCTGTTTGGTCTGGATTTG GAACGTCCACCTCCTGTCCCACCATCTCGAGCCTACACCATCTCCGGAAACTCGAAGCTGGGCTATCCACAGAATCGCGTGATGAAGATGAACTTTCCCGAGGAGGGTCAGGCGGAGGCGCTGCAGCTGAAGAAGGGCGAGGCGGTGACCGTGATGGGGGCCTCCACCGGTCGGGGTCACCTCCTGGTGGAGCACAAGGGCCAGAGCTTCCATGTGCCCTTTCAGTATATGGAACTGATTGCTTCTGATGGTGCTGCCGGAAGCAACCTGCCACCGATTCCAGCTGGCCAACCCAATGGTGTGAAAATTTGA
- the LOC108062608 gene encoding uncharacterized protein, producing the protein MKNEPIPEVDMRAVAKNAEVQRQAILGFAPRVGLVIVDYDDLDRIDNFYLESQKYRDYYRDPHNMLHKPTRFRQHQGKCGIKLDHSVHHLTQPIQWVEERRPLVYPLSRDTAMRLGMPITPMIRGRYDKSSSISFVR; encoded by the coding sequence ATGAAAAACGAACCCATTCCCGAGGTGGACATGAGGGCGGTGGCCAAAAATGCAGAGGTTCAGCGGCAAGCCATTCTGGGCTTCGCACCCAGGGTTGGATTGGTTATCGTGGACTACGACGATCTGGACAGGATCGACAACTTTTATCTGGAGAGCCAGAAGTACCGGGACTATTATCGGGATCCGCACAATATGCTGCACAAACCTACGCGCTTCCGCCAGCATCAGGGAAAGTGCGGCATTAAACTGGACCACAGTGTCCACCACTTGACGCAGCCCATCCAATGGGTCGAGGAGCGGCGTCCACTGGTCTATCCTCTCTCGAGGGACACTGCCATGCGACTGGGCATGCCGATTACACCCATGATCCGTGGACGCTACGACAAGTCCTCATCCATCTCCTTTGTTCGCTAG